Proteins encoded by one window of uncultured Celeribacter sp.:
- the xth gene encoding exodeoxyribonuclease III codes for MKIASFNINGIKARVNALQDWLKEAEPDVAILQEIKSVDENFPREIFEDMGYNVETHGQKSFNGVALLSKLPLEDVTRGLTGAQSAGRDGADDEEARYIEATVVGDKGAIRICGLYLPNGNPVDLDSDGAPVPGSKYDFKLKWFHRLTARAQELLAEEQPFLMAGDYNLIPQPEDAKRPEAWKDDALFRPESRAKFRKLMNLGLTDALRVRNGAPETYTFWDYQAGAFQKNDGIRIDHFLLSPQAADLLTDCQIDAYTRAKDKPSDHVPIWVDLDL; via the coding sequence ATGAAAATCGCCAGCTTCAACATCAACGGCATCAAGGCGCGGGTGAATGCCCTGCAAGACTGGCTTAAAGAGGCCGAGCCGGATGTGGCGATCTTGCAAGAAATCAAATCCGTGGACGAAAACTTCCCCCGCGAGATTTTCGAAGACATGGGCTACAACGTTGAAACCCATGGCCAAAAGTCGTTCAACGGCGTTGCTCTCCTGTCGAAACTGCCGCTCGAAGATGTCACTCGCGGCCTCACCGGCGCGCAAAGCGCAGGCCGCGACGGCGCCGATGACGAAGAGGCGCGTTACATCGAGGCCACCGTGGTCGGCGACAAAGGCGCGATCCGCATCTGCGGGCTTTACCTGCCTAATGGCAACCCGGTCGATCTGGACAGCGACGGCGCGCCTGTGCCTGGATCGAAATATGATTTCAAACTCAAATGGTTCCACCGGCTGACGGCCCGCGCGCAAGAGTTGCTGGCCGAGGAACAGCCCTTCCTCATGGCGGGCGATTACAACCTGATCCCGCAGCCTGAGGATGCGAAACGCCCGGAAGCCTGGAAAGACGACGCGCTGTTCCGCCCTGAGAGCCGCGCCAAGTTCCGCAAACTCATGAACCTCGGCCTGACCGATGCGCTCCGCGTGCGCAACGGCGCGCCGGAGACCTATACGTTCTGGGATTATCAGGCGGGCGCGTTTCAGAAAAACGACGGCATCCGCATCGACCATTTCCTTTTGTCGCCGCAGGCCGCCGATCTTTTGACCGACTGTCAGATCGACGCTTACACCCGCGCCAAAGACAAGCCGTCCGATCACGTGCCAATCTGGGTTGATCTCGATCTGTGA
- the der gene encoding ribosome biogenesis GTPase Der, which translates to MSFSLALVGRPNVGKSTLFNRLVGRRLALVDDQPGVTRDLREGEAKLGDLRFTVIDTAGLEEATDESLQGRMRKLTERAVDMADVCLFMVDGRAGVLPADEVFAEILRKRAKHVILAVNKAEGQAGESGFLEAYGLGIGEPLRLSAEHGEGMPDLYDALKPLAEEFDIRSAEEQPEVDVELTEEEQELGEGEEIGGASRDFTLDKPLQIAVVGRPNAGKSTLINKLLGEDRLLTGPEAGITRDSISVTMTWNGTPVRVFDTAGMRKKAKVQEKLEKLSVADGLRAVKFAEVVVVLLDVSIPFEQQDLRIADLAEREGRAVVIAVNKWDEEKDKSNKAKELREEFARLLPQLRGAQLVTVSAMNGKNLDKLQEAILNAHAIWNRRVSTSRLNSWLGAMTTAHPPPAPGGRRIKLRYMTQVKARPPQFVVMCSHPDELNDSYKRYLINGLREDFDMPGTPIRLFFRSQADKNPYKNKTKSTPSRLRKHLGKDRADAPKVKKQRPPKR; encoded by the coding sequence ATGTCCTTTTCGCTTGCCCTTGTCGGTCGTCCCAATGTGGGCAAATCGACCCTGTTCAACCGCCTTGTCGGGCGGCGGCTGGCTTTGGTCGATGACCAGCCGGGCGTGACGCGCGACCTGCGGGAGGGCGAGGCGAAGCTCGGAGATCTGCGGTTCACCGTGATCGACACGGCGGGGTTGGAAGAAGCCACCGACGAGAGCCTTCAGGGGCGGATGCGCAAGCTCACCGAACGTGCGGTCGATATGGCGGACGTATGTTTGTTCATGGTGGACGGGCGCGCAGGCGTTCTGCCCGCCGATGAGGTCTTTGCCGAGATCCTGCGCAAACGCGCCAAACATGTGATCTTGGCGGTGAACAAGGCCGAGGGGCAGGCAGGTGAGAGCGGGTTTCTTGAGGCCTATGGTTTGGGCATTGGCGAGCCTTTGCGGCTCTCGGCTGAACATGGCGAAGGCATGCCGGACCTGTACGACGCGCTCAAACCGCTGGCGGAAGAGTTCGACATTCGCTCTGCCGAAGAGCAACCCGAGGTCGATGTCGAACTGACCGAGGAAGAACAGGAACTGGGCGAGGGCGAAGAGATCGGCGGCGCGTCGCGCGATTTCACGCTGGACAAGCCGCTCCAGATTGCCGTCGTGGGGCGTCCGAACGCCGGGAAATCCACGCTGATTAACAAGCTCTTGGGAGAGGACCGCCTGCTCACAGGCCCCGAGGCCGGGATCACCCGCGACAGTATTTCCGTGACCATGACTTGGAACGGCACGCCGGTGCGCGTGTTCGACACGGCGGGGATGCGCAAAAAGGCCAAGGTGCAGGAAAAGCTCGAAAAGCTGTCTGTCGCCGACGGGTTGCGAGCTGTGAAATTCGCGGAAGTCGTCGTCGTCCTGCTCGATGTCTCGATCCCCTTCGAGCAACAGGACCTGCGCATCGCCGATCTGGCCGAACGCGAAGGTCGCGCCGTGGTGATCGCGGTGAATAAATGGGACGAGGAAAAAGACAAATCCAACAAGGCGAAAGAGCTGCGCGAAGAGTTCGCGCGTCTCCTGCCGCAGCTCCGCGGTGCGCAACTGGTGACGGTTTCTGCCATGAATGGCAAGAACCTCGATAAACTGCAAGAAGCCATCCTGAACGCGCATGCGATCTGGAACCGCCGTGTCTCGACCTCGCGGCTCAATTCCTGGCTCGGCGCCATGACCACGGCCCACCCGCCGCCTGCGCCAGGCGGTCGTCGGATCAAGCTGCGGTACATGACCCAGGTGAAAGCCCGCCCGCCGCAATTCGTGGTGATGTGTTCGCACCCTGACGAGTTGAACGACAGCTATAAACGCTATCTGATCAACGGGTTGCGCGAAGATTTTGACATGCCGGGGACGCCGATCCGGCTGTTCTTCCGCTCGCAGGCGGACAAGAACCCCTATAAGAACAAGACGAAATCGACGCCCTCGCGGCTGCGCAAACACTTGGGCAAAGACCGGGCGGATGCGCCGAAGGTGAAGAAACAGCGGCCTCCGAAGCGGTAA
- a CDS encoding PQQ-binding-like beta-propeller repeat protein gives MIGRSGKAGLFVAMLALTACGAGREEILSGPRVDLRDGSPLANADTGPVQNRSVAISLGQQVSRDAWTMTGAGRMHASGHNAFTSGTPTLAWTSDIGQGKTRKTRLTVDPVAAQGVVVAMDAEARLTAVSASTGGTVWSVDLTPAGEKAGKVFGGALAISGNVIYATTGYGDLVALDLKSGGEIWRQRLDSVGAAGLTVYDGLAYVTAGNGTAWAVQTSDGRVKWQITGPESVTSRVGAVSPAVSDKFAILPFASGDLYGVFRQGGMRYWTASLAGQRKGVVYANVSDITSDPVVVGNTFYVGNQAGRYAAFNLETGTRIWTADEGAYSPASIVGSSVFIVTDRNELVRLSASTGERIWGVQLPYFTTDKVRKRKTVFAHYGPVAAGGKMWVASDDGVLRGFDPASGALVSTVTLPKGAASDPIVVGGVMYLLLEDGSLAALR, from the coding sequence ATGATCGGTCGATCTGGCAAAGCGGGGCTGTTTGTAGCGATGCTGGCGCTGACCGCCTGTGGCGCGGGGCGTGAAGAGATTCTCTCTGGCCCGCGTGTCGATCTGCGCGATGGCTCGCCGCTGGCCAATGCCGACACAGGCCCGGTGCAGAACCGCAGCGTGGCGATCTCTTTGGGTCAACAGGTGTCGCGCGATGCCTGGACCATGACCGGCGCCGGGCGGATGCACGCCTCAGGCCATAACGCTTTTACCTCTGGCACGCCGACGCTGGCCTGGACCTCTGACATCGGTCAGGGCAAGACGCGCAAAACCCGCCTGACGGTTGATCCGGTCGCGGCGCAAGGTGTTGTGGTGGCGATGGATGCCGAAGCGCGTCTGACCGCCGTCTCCGCCAGCACAGGCGGCACGGTCTGGTCCGTCGATCTGACCCCTGCGGGCGAAAAAGCCGGCAAGGTCTTTGGCGGCGCTTTGGCGATCTCCGGCAACGTGATCTATGCCACCACCGGTTACGGCGATCTCGTGGCGCTCGATCTGAAATCTGGCGGCGAGATCTGGCGCCAACGCCTCGATTCCGTGGGCGCCGCTGGCCTGACGGTCTATGACGGTCTGGCCTATGTCACCGCTGGCAACGGCACGGCCTGGGCGGTTCAGACCTCTGACGGGCGCGTCAAATGGCAGATCACCGGCCCCGAAAGCGTGACCTCGCGCGTGGGTGCCGTCTCGCCCGCTGTCTCCGACAAATTCGCGATCCTGCCCTTTGCCTCGGGCGACCTCTACGGTGTCTTCCGGCAAGGCGGCATGCGCTATTGGACCGCCTCTTTGGCCGGTCAGCGCAAGGGCGTGGTCTATGCCAACGTCTCCGACATCACCTCGGACCCGGTGGTGGTGGGCAATACCTTTTACGTCGGCAATCAGGCCGGGCGCTACGCGGCCTTCAACCTCGAGACCGGCACGCGGATCTGGACGGCGGATGAGGGCGCCTATAGCCCGGCGTCTATCGTCGGCAGCTCTGTCTTTATCGTCACGGATCGCAACGAGCTTGTGCGGCTTTCGGCCTCAACGGGCGAGCGCATCTGGGGCGTGCAACTTCCGTATTTCACCACCGACAAGGTGCGCAAACGCAAGACCGTCTTTGCCCACTACGGCCCGGTCGCCGCGGGCGGCAAAATGTGGGTCGCCTCTGACGATGGCGTGTTGCGCGGCTTTGATCCGGCCTCTGGCGCGCTGGTGTCCACGGTGACGCTCCCGAAAGGGGCCGCGTCCGATCCGATCGTCGTCGGCGGTGTGATGTATCTTCTGCTCGAAGACGGCTCTCTGGCCGCTCTGCGCTAA
- a CDS encoding efflux RND transporter periplasmic adaptor subunit yields MRIVSILIALLVTVGLYLFIFERDRLTGAPAETETAEISEDFAPPAEKATAGDTAVSVVAEHSTAQTLETGVVLRGETEAARSVDVTAETTGRVINEPLRKGATITAGQELCQIDRGTRDSSLAQARAALSEAEVALANARKLASGGYASETQILSAEAGVESARAAVAQVERDIENISIKAPFAGLLESDTAELGTFLSAGSPCATVIQLDPIKLVGYASESDVTKIELGAMAGARLLTGDTVTGQVTFLSRSSDPATRTFRVEIEVPNPDFAIRDGQTVEIAIAAAGVEAHLVAQSALTLDDEGRIGLRLVGPENRVEFAPISVLRDTREGIWVAGLPERADIITVGQEFVRAGVLVDPHFGDETETPDAETSGETSGEIGQ; encoded by the coding sequence ATGCGTATCGTTTCCATCCTCATCGCCCTGCTCGTGACCGTGGGCCTGTACCTGTTCATCTTTGAACGCGACCGCCTGACCGGCGCACCCGCAGAGACAGAAACGGCAGAGATCAGCGAGGACTTCGCGCCGCCTGCCGAGAAAGCCACTGCGGGCGACACCGCCGTCTCCGTGGTCGCAGAGCACTCGACCGCGCAGACGCTTGAGACCGGCGTCGTGTTGCGCGGCGAAACCGAAGCCGCGCGCAGCGTCGATGTCACGGCGGAAACCACAGGCCGCGTGATCAACGAACCGCTGCGCAAAGGCGCAACGATCACGGCGGGTCAGGAGCTGTGCCAGATCGACCGGGGCACGCGTGATTCGAGCCTGGCGCAGGCCCGTGCGGCACTGTCCGAGGCCGAGGTGGCGCTGGCCAATGCGCGCAAACTGGCGTCCGGCGGCTATGCCTCAGAGACGCAGATCCTCTCGGCGGAGGCCGGTGTTGAGAGCGCCCGCGCGGCGGTGGCCCAGGTGGAACGCGATATTGAAAACATCTCGATCAAAGCGCCCTTTGCGGGGCTGTTGGAAAGCGACACGGCGGAGCTTGGCACCTTCCTGTCCGCAGGCAGCCCCTGCGCGACCGTGATCCAACTCGACCCGATCAAACTGGTGGGCTACGCCTCCGAGAGCGATGTGACCAAGATCGAGCTGGGCGCCATGGCGGGCGCGCGGCTGCTCACCGGCGATACTGTGACGGGTCAGGTGACCTTCCTGTCGCGCTCCTCCGATCCGGCCACCCGCACCTTCCGCGTCGAGATCGAAGTGCCGAATCCCGATTTCGCCATTCGCGACGGCCAGACGGTTGAGATCGCCATCGCCGCTGCGGGCGTTGAGGCGCATCTCGTGGCGCAATCCGCGCTCACTTTGGATGACGAAGGTCGCATTGGCCTGCGGCTTGTCGGGCCTGAGAACCGTGTCGAATTCGCGCCCATCTCGGTGCTGCGCGACACGCGTGAGGGCATCTGGGTCGCCGGTCTGCCCGAGCGTGCCGACATCATCACCGTCGGGCAGGAATTCGTCCGCGCGGGCGTCTTGGTCGATCCGCATTTTGGCGATGAAACAGAGACACCTGACGCAGAAACCTCCGGTGAGACCTCCGGGGAGATCGGCCAATGA
- a CDS encoding efflux RND transporter permease subunit, with protein MTGLVDWAGERARMILAFVALTLIAGAYAYVSLPKEGEPDIEIPGLYVSVPFPGISAEDSEKLLVKPMETELSDLDGLDTMSATASENYAGIWLEFEFGWDKTKIIADVRDRMGRVEAEFPDGADSYTIAEVNFSEFPILIVNLTGPVPERTLVQYAKQMQDRLEGLEPVLEAQLTGHRDEMLEVEIDPLRLESYNVTAAELINVVTSNNQLVAAGEVETDQGTFSVKIPASFNDQRDVMELPVKVNGDRVVTLGDLADIRLTFEDRVGTARFNGENTVALQVVKRKGFPIIDTVEIVKQEVEAEFATWPEPLRQAIVVGTSNDQSRQVSSMVSQLEGSVLTAIALVMIVVLASLGIRSSLLVGFAIPTSFLLCFILLGLMDITISNIVMFGLILAVGMLVDGAIVVVEYADRKMEEGTGPMAAFVEAAKRMFWPIVSSTATTLCAFLPMLFWPGVAGEFMGMLPVTIIFVLSASLIVALIYLPVMGGVSGRIARAFDHASSGLRATTPYWVRAVLVVPSAYMVFLGLMQLMNPSYLLSDPDGFWPVALGALLFLAGSAFTGITLSAARIERKRKKVDAGYKRSPFGHFTHFIAGNPVMPVVTILAVIFAVVSVFGYYGKNNKGIEFFAATEPEQAIIYVKARGNLSLTEKDALVRQAEDIVLAQPGVDNAFVFAGDGGLNSNTGGGSAPRDTIGQIQVELIPWEDRPTETKDGFLFFEDTHVRPEYDGNYVLDQIEAKLAKLPGIQTETLNLAMGPASAKPVHLRLKSDDFALLDEATEIVRAKFDATEALADIEDTRPLPGIDWQIDVDVEKAGRFGADVATVGGMIQLVTRGITLDTMRVDSSDEEIDIRVRLPEEFRVLSTLDTLKVRTMDGLVPLSNFITREPVAKLASISRVDQQRYYDVKAAVDSGLTREDGVTITPTERIETLTTWLEDENPLPQGVAWEWTGDDEEQKETGEFLGKAFGAALALMFIILLAQFNSFYNSVLVLMAVVMSTAGVLIGLLVMDMTFGMIMTGTGVVALAGIVVNNNIVLIDTYQEYSRYMPRIEAIVRTAEDRIRPVLLTTITTMAGLTPMMFGLSLDFINGGYTINSPTAQFWTNLATAVVFGLGIATVLTLIFTPAMLALRVWFWDILHHVWMRLMTKMGRQSRSAEDFRLRREAKRAKNPEFVWSTGAQGWAAPDSFDATRVSQTAPKQRPVEQPMATPESVIEVEPERPETGKIETGKIGKDAAE; from the coding sequence ATGACCGGCCTCGTCGATTGGGCGGGCGAGCGCGCCCGGATGATCCTCGCCTTTGTGGCGCTGACCTTGATCGCGGGCGCTTATGCCTATGTCAGCCTACCGAAAGAAGGCGAGCCGGACATCGAGATTCCCGGCCTTTATGTCTCCGTCCCCTTCCCCGGCATTTCCGCCGAAGACTCTGAGAAGCTCTTGGTCAAACCGATGGAGACGGAGCTCTCCGATCTCGACGGGCTCGACACCATGTCGGCGACCGCCTCGGAGAATTATGCGGGCATCTGGTTGGAGTTCGAGTTCGGCTGGGACAAGACCAAAATCATCGCCGATGTGCGCGACCGCATGGGCCGCGTCGAGGCGGAATTCCCAGACGGCGCAGACAGTTACACCATCGCCGAGGTCAATTTTTCAGAATTCCCGATCCTGATCGTCAACCTCACCGGCCCGGTGCCCGAGCGCACTTTGGTGCAATACGCCAAACAGATGCAGGACCGTCTCGAAGGCCTGGAGCCCGTCTTGGAGGCGCAGCTCACCGGCCACCGTGACGAGATGCTGGAGGTCGAAATCGACCCGCTGCGGTTGGAAAGCTACAATGTCACCGCCGCCGAGCTGATCAATGTGGTGACCAGCAACAACCAATTGGTCGCCGCCGGTGAGGTCGAGACGGATCAAGGCACATTCTCCGTCAAAATCCCCGCCTCTTTCAACGATCAGCGCGATGTCATGGAGCTTCCGGTGAAGGTCAACGGCGACCGCGTGGTGACGCTGGGCGATCTGGCGGACATCCGCCTGACCTTTGAGGATCGCGTGGGCACGGCGCGGTTCAACGGCGAAAACACCGTGGCGCTTCAGGTCGTGAAACGCAAAGGCTTCCCGATCATCGACACGGTGGAGATCGTGAAACAAGAGGTCGAGGCCGAATTTGCCACCTGGCCCGAACCGCTCCGGCAGGCCATCGTGGTCGGCACCTCGAACGACCAGTCGCGGCAGGTGTCTTCGATGGTGAGCCAGCTCGAAGGCTCGGTGCTGACCGCCATTGCGCTTGTGATGATCGTGGTCCTGGCCTCGCTGGGCATCCGCTCGTCCTTGTTGGTCGGTTTTGCCATTCCGACCTCGTTTCTGTTGTGCTTCATCCTTTTGGGGCTGATGGACATCACCATCTCGAACATCGTCATGTTCGGGCTGATCCTCGCCGTCGGCATGCTGGTCGACGGGGCCATCGTCGTCGTGGAATATGCCGACCGCAAGATGGAGGAAGGCACCGGCCCCATGGCCGCCTTTGTCGAGGCGGCAAAACGCATGTTCTGGCCCATCGTCTCGTCGACCGCCACCACGCTCTGCGCCTTTCTGCCGATGCTGTTCTGGCCCGGTGTGGCGGGCGAATTCATGGGGATGCTGCCGGTCACGATCATTTTCGTGCTCTCCGCGTCTCTCATCGTGGCGCTGATCTACCTTCCGGTCATGGGCGGCGTGTCGGGGCGCATTGCGCGGGCTTTTGACCACGCCTCAAGCGGCCTGCGCGCCACCACGCCCTATTGGGTCCGCGCCGTCTTGGTCGTCCCCTCCGCCTATATGGTGTTCCTCGGGCTGATGCAGTTGATGAACCCGAGCTATCTTCTTTCAGACCCGGATGGCTTTTGGCCCGTGGCCCTCGGCGCCCTTCTGTTCCTCGCAGGCTCCGCCTTCACCGGCATCACGTTGTCGGCAGCGCGCATTGAGCGCAAACGCAAAAAGGTCGACGCAGGTTACAAACGCTCGCCCTTCGGCCATTTCACCCATTTCATCGCGGGCAATCCGGTGATGCCCGTCGTGACCATTCTGGCGGTGATCTTCGCCGTCGTCTCGGTCTTTGGCTATTACGGCAAGAACAACAAAGGCATCGAATTCTTCGCCGCCACGGAGCCGGAACAGGCGATCATCTACGTCAAAGCGCGCGGCAACCTGTCGCTCACGGAAAAAGACGCACTGGTGCGGCAGGCCGAGGACATCGTGCTTGCGCAACCCGGCGTCGACAATGCTTTCGTCTTTGCGGGCGACGGCGGCCTCAATTCTAACACCGGCGGCGGTTCCGCGCCGCGTGACACCATCGGGCAAATTCAGGTCGAGCTGATCCCATGGGAGGACCGCCCGACGGAGACCAAGGACGGTTTTCTGTTCTTCGAGGACACCCATGTGCGCCCCGAATATGACGGCAATTACGTGCTGGATCAGATCGAGGCGAAGCTGGCCAAACTGCCCGGCATTCAGACCGAAACGCTGAACCTCGCGATGGGGCCTGCCTCGGCGAAGCCAGTGCATCTGCGGCTCAAATCCGACGATTTCGCCCTTTTGGACGAGGCGACCGAGATCGTGCGCGCCAAATTCGATGCGACCGAAGCACTCGCCGACATCGAAGACACAAGGCCGCTCCCCGGCATCGACTGGCAGATCGACGTGGACGTCGAGAAGGCCGGGCGCTTTGGCGCGGATGTGGCCACTGTCGGCGGGATGATCCAGCTTGTCACCCGAGGCATCACCCTCGACACCATGCGGGTCGATAGCTCGGACGAGGAAATCGACATCCGCGTCCGCCTGCCCGAGGAGTTCCGTGTGCTTTCGACCTTGGACACGTTGAAAGTCCGCACCATGGACGGGCTGGTGCCGCTGTCGAATTTCATCACCCGCGAACCTGTCGCGAAACTCGCCTCGATCAGCCGTGTTGATCAACAACGCTATTACGATGTGAAGGCGGCGGTCGACAGTGGCCTGACCCGCGAGGATGGTGTGACGATCACGCCCACTGAACGGATCGAAACCCTGACCACATGGCTGGAGGATGAAAATCCCCTGCCCCAAGGTGTCGCTTGGGAATGGACGGGCGATGATGAGGAGCAAAAGGAAACCGGCGAATTCCTTGGCAAAGCCTTTGGCGCCGCTCTGGCGCTCATGTTCATCATCCTCTTGGCGCAGTTCAACAGCTTCTATAACTCGGTGCTGGTGCTCATGGCCGTGGTGATGTCCACGGCGGGCGTGCTGATCGGGCTTTTGGTGATGGATATGACCTTTGGCATGATCATGACCGGCACGGGTGTGGTGGCACTTGCGGGGATCGTGGTGAACAACAACATCGTTCTCATTGATACCTATCAGGAATATTCCCGCTACATGCCCCGGATCGAGGCCATCGTGCGCACCGCCGAAGACCGTATCCGGCCTGTGCTTCTGACCACGATCACCACCATGGCGGGTCTGACGCCGATGATGTTCGGCCTCTCGCTCGACTTCATCAACGGCGGCTACACGATCAATTCGCCCACCGCCCAGTTCTGGACCAACCTCGCGACCGCCGTTGTGTTCGGCCTCGGTATCGCCACCGTCCTGACGCTGATCTTCACGCCTGCGATGTTGGCGCTTCGGGTCTGGTTTTGGGACATTTTGCACCATGTCTGGATGCGGCTGATGACCAAGATGGGTCGCCAAAGCCGTTCCGCCGAAGACTTCCGCCTGCGCCGCGAGGCCAAACGCGCCAAGAACCCGGAATTTGTCTGGAGCACAGGCGCGCAAGGCTGGGCCGCGCCCGACAGCTTCGATGCAACCCGCGTCTCCCAAACCGCACCGAAACAACGCCCGGTCGAACAGCCCATGGCGACGCCCGAAAGCGTGATAGAGGTCGAACCGGAACGCCCGGAGACAGGGAAAATTGAAACCGGGAAAATTGGCAAAGACGCGGCGGAGTGA
- a CDS encoding class I SAM-dependent methyltransferase: MTTEIPNLSEATEANKAAWNASAHLHATGAGWEALLQAASEPGFSTFDTCLTETLSGLDLKGKRAVQVGCNNGRELLSLASFGAVPAVGIDQSGAFLAQARVLSDAAQIAPDWIEANIYDLPPDIGTFDFVLITIGVLNWMPDLPRFFEIVAGLMAPGAQLVIYETHPVLEMFDYEGETPFEPSFNYFQTAPLSATETFSYDGVDHGEGTVSYWYFHSMGEIVTSCVQAGLKIMRLTEHGHSNREPEYDIYAGRAAQLPMSYTLVVTRDG; encoded by the coding sequence ATGACGACCGAGATACCCAATTTGTCCGAGGCCACAGAGGCCAACAAAGCCGCGTGGAACGCGTCTGCGCATTTACATGCGACAGGTGCAGGCTGGGAGGCGCTTTTACAGGCGGCTTCTGAGCCGGGATTTTCCACCTTCGATACCTGTTTGACGGAAACGCTCTCCGGGCTCGATCTCAAAGGCAAGCGCGCGGTTCAAGTTGGCTGCAACAACGGGCGCGAGCTTCTGTCTTTGGCGTCTTTTGGCGCGGTGCCCGCAGTGGGAATCGACCAGTCTGGCGCGTTTCTGGCGCAGGCGCGGGTCTTGTCCGACGCTGCGCAAATCGCGCCTGACTGGATCGAGGCCAATATCTACGATCTGCCGCCTGACATCGGCACGTTTGATTTTGTTCTCATCACCATCGGCGTGCTCAACTGGATGCCCGACCTGCCGCGGTTCTTCGAGATCGTCGCAGGGCTGATGGCCCCCGGCGCGCAACTGGTGATCTACGAGACACATCCGGTTCTGGAGATGTTCGATTACGAGGGGGAGACGCCGTTTGAGCCGTCGTTTAACTATTTCCAAACCGCGCCGCTGAGCGCGACCGAGACATTTTCCTATGACGGGGTAGACCACGGCGAAGGCACGGTGAGCTATTGGTATTTTCACAGCATGGGCGAGATCGTGACATCTTGCGTGCAGGCGGGGCTCAAGATTATGCGCCTGACAGAGCATGGCCATAGCAACCGCGAGCCGGAATATGACATCTACGCAGGCCGCGCGGCGCAATTGCCGATGAGTTACACGCTGGTGGTTACACGCGACGGGTGA
- the dusA gene encoding tRNA dihydrouridine(20/20a) synthase DusA has protein sequence MSRLTPNLEQSARLSVAPMMDWTDRHCRYLHRLMSHHALLYTEMVTAPALVRGGALHLLDYNPEEHPVALQLGGSDPAELKAATALCVERGYDEVNLNVGCPSDRVQSGAFGAVLMKSPDLVADCVAAMQEGAGDVPVTVKCRIGVDDQDPTEVLPDFLEKMRGAGVTRITVHARKAWLEGLSPKENRDIPPLDYDLVHEMKRAFPELHLSINGGVQSLETVEEELTFMDGVMVGRAVYHQPYDILGLADQKVFGDARQALSRADVVFAMEDYIGHHIASGGKLAQVTKHMLGLFAGQPGARRWKRVLSEGAHKDGAGFDLVCEALPR, from the coding sequence ATGAGCCGTTTGACCCCAAACCTCGAGCAATCCGCCCGCCTCTCCGTCGCCCCGATGATGGATTGGACGGACCGTCATTGCCGCTATCTGCATCGGCTGATGTCGCATCATGCGCTGTTGTACACGGAAATGGTGACGGCGCCCGCTTTGGTGCGCGGCGGCGCGCTGCATTTGCTCGATTACAACCCGGAAGAACACCCCGTGGCGCTGCAACTCGGCGGGTCCGATCCGGCGGAGTTGAAGGCGGCGACGGCGCTCTGTGTCGAGCGCGGCTATGACGAGGTGAACCTCAATGTCGGCTGTCCGTCGGACCGTGTGCAATCCGGCGCCTTTGGGGCCGTTCTAATGAAATCGCCGGACCTTGTGGCGGACTGTGTGGCGGCCATGCAGGAGGGTGCGGGTGATGTGCCGGTGACGGTGAAATGCCGGATCGGGGTGGACGATCAGGACCCCACCGAGGTGCTGCCCGACTTTTTGGAAAAGATGCGCGGCGCGGGTGTGACGCGGATCACGGTCCATGCCCGCAAGGCCTGGCTCGAAGGGCTCAGCCCGAAGGAAAACCGCGACATCCCGCCCTTGGACTATGACCTTGTGCATGAGATGAAACGCGCCTTCCCGGAGCTGCATCTTTCGATCAACGGCGGTGTGCAAAGTCTTGAAACGGTTGAGGAAGAATTGACTTTCATGGATGGCGTCATGGTCGGTCGTGCGGTCTATCATCAGCCCTATGACATTCTGGGTCTCGCCGATCAAAAGGTGTTCGGTGACGCCCGCCAAGCTCTGAGTCGCGCCGACGTGGTCTTCGCGATGGAAGACTACATCGGGCACCACATCGCATCGGGTGGCAAGCTGGCGCAGGTGACGAAACACATGCTTGGGCTGTTTGCCGGTCAACCCGGCGCGCGGCGTTGGAAACGTGTGCTGTCCGAGGGCGCGCACAAAGACGGCGCGGGGTTTGACTTGGTGTGCGAGGCTTTGCCGCGCTGA
- a CDS encoding flavin reductase, which translates to MADAKSSKPDQDTTSATLPHVSREAFRDGMAHLAGAVNIVTTDGPAGRAGFTATAVCSVTDTPPTLLVCVNLSSSVAPAFLENTALCVNTVGPDLAELAMAFGGKLPVDERFIDEDWSADVTGAPCLKGAAVSFDCHVTARQEIGTHAVLFCEVLSVVRADSPSASVYYARKFHALES; encoded by the coding sequence ATGGCGGACGCGAAGAGTTCAAAACCAGATCAGGATACGACCTCGGCGACGCTCCCGCATGTCTCGCGCGAGGCCTTTCGCGATGGCATGGCGCATCTGGCGGGGGCGGTGAACATCGTGACCACCGACGGGCCTGCGGGGCGGGCGGGGTTCACCGCGACCGCCGTCTGTTCCGTGACCGACACGCCGCCGACGCTTCTGGTCTGTGTGAACCTGTCCAGCTCGGTTGCCCCGGCTTTCTTGGAAAATACCGCCTTGTGCGTGAACACCGTGGGGCCCGATCTGGCCGAACTGGCGATGGCCTTTGGCGGCAAACTCCCGGTGGACGAACGCTTTATCGACGAGGACTGGAGCGCGGATGTCACGGGTGCACCGTGCCTCAAAGGAGCGGCTGTTTCATTCGACTGCCATGTGACGGCCCGCCAAGAGATCGGCACCCATGCGGTGTTGTTCTGCGAGGTGCTGAGTGTTGTGCGGGCGGACAGCCCGAGCGCCTCCGTCTATTACGCCCGCAAATTCCACGCGCTGGAAAGCTGA